A window from Streptomyces sp. NBC_00271 encodes these proteins:
- a CDS encoding rhomboid family intramembrane serine protease: protein MESESAESAQPTQPTEPTVTTCYRHPKVESHVRCTRCDRYICPDCMREAAVGHQCVECVKEGARSIRQARTAFGGRISTVPVVTYLLIALNVLAYVGEVVRPAIVDRFEMLGAGLAGPDGGHYVWQAQYPYDFHPEGVVDGEWYRMLTGAFLHLPPTEGTFGILHIVMNMVSLWNLGRVVEAQLGRIRFVTLYLLSALGGSVLVLVIAPYTPTLGASGAIFGLGAAYYVMARRLGADMSAVNRFMAGLLLWLLISAGLTSWQGHLGGLLAGGVITLAYAYAPRDRRRALVQAAACAALLALLVIAAVGKVSALTSGAA from the coding sequence GTGGAATCCGAGTCCGCCGAATCCGCCCAACCCACACAACCCACAGAACCCACCGTCACCACCTGCTATCGCCATCCCAAGGTGGAGTCCCATGTGCGCTGTACACGGTGCGACCGCTACATCTGCCCGGACTGCATGCGCGAGGCGGCCGTCGGTCACCAGTGCGTGGAGTGCGTGAAGGAGGGCGCCCGTTCGATCCGGCAGGCCCGCACGGCGTTCGGCGGCCGTATCTCGACCGTGCCCGTGGTGACGTACCTCCTGATCGCGCTCAACGTGCTGGCTTATGTGGGCGAGGTGGTGCGCCCGGCGATCGTGGACCGGTTCGAGATGCTCGGCGCAGGGCTGGCGGGGCCCGACGGCGGGCACTACGTCTGGCAGGCCCAGTACCCCTACGACTTCCACCCGGAGGGCGTGGTCGACGGGGAGTGGTACCGGATGCTGACCGGTGCGTTCCTCCATCTGCCGCCCACCGAGGGCACGTTCGGGATTCTGCACATCGTGATGAACATGGTCTCGCTGTGGAACCTGGGCCGGGTGGTGGAGGCCCAGCTCGGCCGGATCCGCTTCGTCACGCTCTATCTGCTCTCGGCCCTCGGCGGCTCGGTCCTCGTACTGGTGATCGCGCCGTACACGCCCACGCTCGGTGCGTCGGGTGCCATCTTCGGGCTGGGGGCCGCGTACTACGTCATGGCCCGCCGGCTGGGCGCCGACATGAGCGCCGTCAACCGCTTCATGGCGGGCCTGCTGCTGTGGCTGCTCATCTCGGCGGGACTCACCTCCTGGCAGGGCCACCTCGGCGGACTGCTGGCGGGCGGGGTGATCACTCTCGCCTACGCGTACGCGCCCCGGGACCGCCGCCGGGCGCTCGTCCAAGCGGCCGCGTGCGCCGCGCTGTTGGCGCTGCTGGTGATCGCGGCCGTCGGAAAGGTGTCCGCGCTGACGAGCGGAGCGGCCTGA
- a CDS encoding chitosanase: MKRARLLLLAVLPLVAVAVCFLAPGLTDASGAAGRARARQDAERTAGAGLAAPDKKELAQKLVASAENSTLDWRSAYAYIEDIGDGQGYTAGLIGFCTGTHDLLVLVEGYTKDHPGNGLARYLPALRKVDGTDSHEGLDPGFVAAWRKEASVAAFRKAQDAERDRVYFDPAVRRAKLDGLGTLGQFIYYDAMVMHGPGTGAGGFYDLRTRAMAQADTPAEGGSEKAYLDIFLDVRRAAMKAESAHRDTTRIDTAQRVFLYDGNLDLRTPLEWKVYGETYKVP, from the coding sequence ATGAAACGCGCTCGGCTCCTCCTGCTCGCGGTCCTCCCCCTGGTCGCGGTGGCGGTCTGCTTCCTCGCCCCGGGACTCACGGACGCGAGCGGGGCCGCCGGGCGCGCGCGGGCCCGCCAGGACGCCGAGCGCACGGCGGGCGCGGGCCTCGCCGCCCCGGACAAGAAGGAGCTGGCGCAGAAGCTCGTGGCGAGCGCGGAGAACTCCACGCTCGACTGGCGCAGCGCGTATGCCTACATCGAGGACATCGGCGACGGCCAGGGGTACACGGCGGGCCTCATCGGCTTCTGCACCGGCACCCACGATCTGCTCGTCCTGGTCGAGGGCTACACGAAGGACCACCCGGGCAACGGCCTCGCCCGCTACCTCCCCGCCCTGCGCAAGGTCGACGGGACGGACTCGCACGAGGGTCTCGACCCGGGCTTCGTGGCGGCCTGGCGCAAGGAGGCCTCGGTGGCCGCCTTCCGCAAGGCGCAGGACGCCGAGCGGGACCGCGTCTACTTCGACCCCGCGGTGCGCCGCGCCAAGCTCGACGGCCTCGGCACGCTGGGCCAGTTCATCTACTACGACGCCATGGTCATGCACGGGCCCGGCACCGGCGCGGGCGGCTTCTACGACCTGCGCACCCGTGCCATGGCCCAGGCCGACACCCCGGCCGAGGGCGGCTCCGAGAAGGCCTACCTGGACATCTTCCTCGACGTGCGTCGCGCGGCGATGAAGGCCGAGAGCGCCCACCGCGACACGACCCGCATCGACACGGCCCAGCGGGTGTTCCTGTACGACGGGAACCTGGACCTGCGCACACCGCTGGAGTGGAAGGTGTACGGGGAGACGTACAAGGTGCCGTAG
- a CDS encoding ABC transporter ATP-binding protein, which produces MTENTGTRSGAALVGESADEPMVRVENLHHSYGTGTVAVHALRGASFELRRGELVALKGRSGSGKTTLLHLIGGLDRPDRGRVVIDGTDLSALGENELLELRRDRIGYIFQSFGLIPILTAAENVGVPLRLRRADPREREERVALLLALVGLADHGAQRPAELSGGQQQRVSIARALANHPALLLADEPTGQLDAQTGLAVMELLRAVVASEGVTALVATHDPQLLGLADRVLELSDGEVVEH; this is translated from the coding sequence ATGACGGAGAACACCGGCACGCGGTCCGGTGCCGCCCTCGTGGGCGAATCCGCCGACGAACCGATGGTGCGGGTGGAGAACCTGCACCACTCGTACGGCACGGGCACCGTGGCCGTGCACGCGCTGCGCGGCGCCTCCTTCGAGCTGCGGCGCGGTGAACTCGTCGCCCTCAAGGGCCGGTCGGGCTCCGGCAAGACGACCCTGCTCCATCTGATCGGCGGCCTCGACCGCCCGGACCGCGGCCGCGTCGTCATCGACGGCACCGACCTGTCCGCGCTCGGTGAGAACGAGCTGCTGGAACTGCGCCGCGACCGGATCGGCTACATCTTCCAGTCCTTCGGACTCATCCCCATCCTCACCGCGGCCGAGAACGTGGGAGTGCCGCTGCGGCTGCGCAGAGCCGACCCCCGCGAACGTGAGGAGCGCGTGGCCCTGCTGCTCGCCCTCGTGGGGCTCGCCGACCACGGGGCGCAGCGCCCGGCGGAGCTCTCCGGCGGCCAGCAGCAGCGGGTGTCCATCGCCCGCGCCCTCGCCAACCACCCGGCCCTGCTGCTCGCCGACGAGCCGACCGGACAACTGGACGCGCAGACCGGCCTGGCGGTGATGGAGCTGCTGCGGGCGGTGGTCGCCAGTGAGGGCGTCACGGCCCTGGTCGCCACGCACGACCCCCAACTCCTGGGCCTGGCCGACCGTGTACTGGAACTGAGCGACGGCGAGGTCGTCGAGCACTGA